Proteins encoded together in one Plasmodium vivax chromosome 6, whole genome shotgun sequence window:
- a CDS encoding hypothetical protein (encoded by transcript PVX_004505A): MNKKLRYMLSLIVFERSFRKIKLIFEKICTVLLQSYPTIVLINVIYDTDTNSISLLYDYIFCLFFSKKLLKLFNISQKLVLTLSSL; the protein is encoded by the coding sequence atgaataaaaagttACGATATATGTTGTCTTTGATCGTTTTTGAAAGatcatttagaaaaattaaactaatttttgaaaaaatatgtacagtCTTATTGCAAAGCTACCCAACAATTGTATTAATTAACGTTATTTATGATACAGATACTAATTCTATATCATTACTTTATGACTACATCttttgtttattcttttcgaaaaaattgctaaaacTATTTaacatttcgcaaaaattaGTGTTAACTTTAAGTAGCCTTTAA